A part of Populus alba chromosome 8, ASM523922v2, whole genome shotgun sequence genomic DNA contains:
- the LOC118061304 gene encoding metalloendoproteinase 3-MMP: MQPRCGVPDVVNGTKHYHTHKSIHTLAHYNFIPGNLRWTKRQLTYTFRSSVQVPAAQNIRSICAKAFQRWAQVTEFTFQEVTGSSPADIVIGFHRGDHNDGSAFDGPQGVLAHATSPLRNAIFHFDADENWSENPGPNQMDLESVAVHEIGHLLGLDHNA; the protein is encoded by the coding sequence ATGCAGCCTAGATGTGGCGTGCCAGATGTTGTCAATGGCACAAAGCATTACCATACTCACAAGTCCATCCACACACTGGCTCACTACAATTTCATTCCTGGAAATCTTAGATGGACAAAAAGGCAACTGACGTACACGTTTCGTTCCAGTGTCCAAGTCCCGGCTGCACAGAACATAAGGTCCATCTGCGCAAAAGCTTTTCAAAGATGGGCACAGGTCACcgaattcacttttcaggaaGTTACCGGTAGCTCCCCTGCAGATATTGTAATCGGATTCCATCGCGGAGACCATAACGATGGTTCCGCCTTCGACGGTCCTCAAGGGGTCTTAGCCCATGCTACTTCACCACTAAGGAATGCAATTTTCCATTTCGATGCGGATGAAAATTGGAGTGAAAACCCAGGACCTAACCAGATGGACCTGGAATCTGTAGCCGTGCATGAAATAGGACATCTTCTCGGTCTCGACCACAATGCATGA